ggccacCCTACCATATACTCAAGAAAgatttttcctaaaaaaattgttACCTTCCCtttatagggggaatgacggctttggcaagttttgatctattattgtcaggggggtttttatgactgattatgttcaaatttggcctaaacattctttgcatatcaaagaatattgtggccaaatttcataaaattttgtgacaaaaacccccctgacaataatagaacaaaacctgccaaagccgtcttttcccttATCACAATCACTAGAAAGACTTTCCATGGAATcatataggggaaaagacggatttggcaggttttgttctattattgacagGGATTTGGTGGTGAAATAAGTACACAGGATTCTAGttttacacaatttttttttgctcgtaattttgatcaaagtcTTTGCaacataggggaacggttcgccacttcatctcatagctcctatttcaatcccatcaaaaacaaagcaatgaaaaggagtttggtttgtttattatttttgtgatttttttcagcagtgagcacgcatgttgacaaaaaggagcgacgaatttggtgccgtatttctttgtttagcgatgagatggatatatgtacagtgagatggagaacCGAACATTTCccctttttcaaaaaattctaaagaattcgaagaaaaatcgcatggtaattaatatacgttaaacatttaggatgagtgcaaaattgagaaaatgtaaatcgtgtaaaaacagaatccagtgtataacATGGCTGTGATATCTTTGCcactaatgaaaaaaaaaaacatgttttccctagcatttaaaattaaaatggaTAATTATTCACATATACATTACAGAACATCGAAACTCTCTCCCCGTTTGCACAGAAAAGCTGGTTTCAGTTCAGCGGGATAACACTTTAAAATGTTCGCGCTGTGCACTTTGCAATTCAGACGCGTAGCTATTCGGCCGATACTAAATGAACTTTGTGTGTGTGAAACCCCTCGCAATGCATCCAGTGTGAACTGTATAACGTGTGCACCTCAACTGATCTGTTAGAATCGTCACCACCTTTTAGTAAAGCAAAAAACGTTTCcaagtgagattttttttttcatttcaagtgACTTTTGTATCTTTGTGTATTATTTCCCTACTATATTTTTTGCTCATTGATCTAAAGAATTAAATAAGGAAACTTTcttgaagctgatgatcatatGTGTAACGTATATTTTGAGTAATTAAAACATGTACCTAAATATAAGATTCTGTTGAATCTAGTTTCAGTAGCACGCGGTCCACTGCCCATGAAAGGTGTCCACATGCCGAAAAGGAGGGGTAAAGGGAATTTATGTTCGTATAGTTGGAGCTGATTCGAAAAATCGGCACAAGTACAATGAGAATAAAACAATCTTGTGTGGGGAGGAGGGTGGGGATGAAAAAAGGGCGGATATCAGTAAATGTTCACATGAGACAGGCAAAGATGCTCTACGCTTACTTAACTTTGAAACTTGTTGCAGGTCTGAATAATCGACGTTTTCCTCACAGGTACGGTTTCCGGCGTGGGAATGGCCTCGCCTGTTGGGACCTTGTTGGCAAACACCTGCTTCACGCCACCGCCTTTCTGTTTTGCCATCTGATAATCGCCAGAGTCGAAGTACTTTTGCCCCTTCTGGAGTCGCTTCTGTAGGAAAGCTGAATGGCCACCAAGTCCACGAGGTCCGAGACCTGTATTTGGGCCGTACTTTGCCTTCATCTTAGCTTCTTCCTGTTTTTCCAGTTCACTGACCGACTGCTGTTGCTCCTGCTGTGGGCGAGAAATGCGTTTTGATTAATGTGTGCTTTTGGTGAAGATTGTCGTTCGGCAGCTTACTTCCTCTGATTGTTCAGCAGTAGTCTGCTCATTGGGGGTTGGCTCTGTGCTCTCTTCCGAACTCATTGTGGCTGCTCAAAGGCTTAGTTTCTGCAGAGATATTTTCTGGAAAAATAAATGAGAATGAAAAGATT
The nucleotide sequence above comes from Armigeres subalbatus isolate Guangzhou_Male chromosome 3, GZ_Asu_2, whole genome shotgun sequence. Encoded proteins:
- the LOC134220440 gene encoding cAMP-regulated phosphoprotein 19; this encodes MSSEESTEPTPNEQTTAEQSEEQEQQQSVSELEKQEEAKMKAKYGPNTGLGPRGLGGHSAFLQKRLQKGQKYFDSGDYQMAKQKGGGVKQVFANKVPTGEAIPTPETVPVRKTSIIQTCNKFQS